DNA from Streptococcus parasuis:
TTGTGCCGTATTCTAAAGGTATCTCGCTCAGGCTACTATAAGTGGTTACAACACCAGGAAACAGCTTCTGAACAGGAAAATTTAGGATTGATGAATGTCATCAAGGAACTTCATAGCCAACATAATGGTATTCTTGGTTATCGTCGTATGACGCTATTTGTCAATCGCAAGCTTGGAACAAGCTACAACAAGAAACGGATTCGACGATTGATGCACATTTTAGGCATTCGTTCCATTATCAGAAGAGCTAAGGGCTACTGTACCAAGACCAGCTTTATCAATGTAGAAGACAACATTCTCAACCGTGATTTTACAGCTACTGCCCCCAATCAGAAATGGTGTACAGATGTGACTTTCTTGAAGTACGGTATCGGCTGTAAAGCCTATTTGAGTGCGATTAAGGACCTTTATGATGGCTCTATTGTCGCTTATGTGGTCGGTCAGTTTAATGATAATGAATTGGTATTAGAAACACTTCGTAAAGCCCGAAAAGCAAATCCTGAAGCGACACCATTGATTCACAGCGATCGAGGTTCGCAATATACTTCGAAAGATTATTACCGTTTAACGACCAAGTATCAGATGACCCGCTCCATGTCTCGTGTTGGTAAGTGTATTGACAACGCACCAATTGAGAGCTTCTTTGGGCACTTTAAGACGGAGTGCTACGATTTGAAGAAGTATAAGACTTTTGAGGAGCTGGTGTCAGATATTGATGCCTACATCTATTTTTATAATCATCAACGATTTCAAGAACGCAACAACGGCCTTGCCCCTCTTGAAATGAGGAACAAGGCCGTCGCCTAATCATTTATTATTTCATTGTCCACTTGACAAGGAGCTGTTCAGCATATCGTCAGGGGCAATTTGTTTATTTCCAAAAGTCATCAAAAATCGTGATTGGCAAGTGGCGCTTATGAGCTGTCTTATTCCACCAGCCTTCGATAATGGTTTGCGCTTGAGCATCAATGGTTTTTCCTTCAAGGTAATCATCAATTTGATTGTATGTGACACCAAGTGCGACCTCGTCAGCAAGGCCTGGTTTGTTTTCCTCCAAGTCAGCAGTAGGAACTTTGAGGTAGAGTTTTTCATCAGCCCCCAATTCAGCGAGTAGCTGCTTGCCTTGGCGTTTATTTAGGCGGAAGAGGGGAAGGATATCAGCACCACCATCACCGTGCTTGGTGAAGAAGCCAGTAATGTTTTCAGCTGCATGGTCGGTACCAATGACAGCTCCCTTGCGTTCACCAGCGATGGCATATTGGGCAATCATGCGCATGCGGGCTTTAGCATTTCCCTTATTAAAATCAGACATTTCTAGTCCATTTGCATTGACTGCAGCTACCATGGCATCTGTTGATTCCTTAATGTTGATGGTTAGGCTGACATCTGGTTTGATAAAAGATAGTGCTGCTTGGGCGTCCGACTCATCAGCTTGCACACCATAAGGTAGGCGGATAGCGATGAATTGGTAGCTATCGTCACCTGTTTCTGCGCGCATTTCTTCCATAGTCAGCTGAGCTAAGCGACCGGCCAAGGTTGAATCTTGGCCACCCGAGATTCCTAAAACATAGGTTTTTAAAAAAGGATGCTTTTTGAGGTAGTCTTTGAGAAAATCGATGGAACGTCGGATTTCTTCTTTTGGATCAATCGTTGGTTTTACACCTAATTTTTTGATGATCGTTTCTTGTAAAGTCATATGGCACCTCCCTTAAATTGCTTTTGCTTGGCTTTGTTGACGGATACGGTTGATGAGGTTCATCTTATTATCCCATACGTCTTGAGCCAGATCCACTGGATATAGTTGTGGATTAAGCACGCGCTTGTATTCATCCCAGAGTTTATCAATTTCCTGGTTGGCGTAGTCTTGAATTTCCGCTAAACTTGGCAACTCGTAAACTTGTTTACCATTCTCAAAAATAGGAACGAGAAGTGGACGTGCTTCAAAGTTTTCAATGGTTTTATTGATGTAGGTGTAGGTTGGATGGAACATGTAGATACTGTCTAGATGAGTGACATCTGTATCGGCGAAGGTAATGTAGTCTCCTTCAGATTTTCCTTTTTCTTTAGAGGTAATTCGCCACACTTGTTTTTTACCTGGAGTAGATACTTTTTCCGCATTGGAAGACAACTTAATGGTATCGCGCATATTTCCATTTTCGTCTTCAATGGATACAATCTTATAGACTGCTCCCAATGCTGGTTGATCATAAGCAGTGATGAGTTTTGTGCCCACACCCCAGACATCAATTTTTGCTTTTTGCATTTTTAGGTTCAAAATGGTATTTTCATCAAGATCATTGGAGGCATAAATTTTTGCATCTGTGAATCCAGCATCGTCTAGTTGTTGACGAACTTTTTTAGAAATGTAAGCCATGTCCCCAGAGTCGATACGGACTCCTCTAAAGTTTATCTTGTCTCCCATCTCATTTGCAACTCGGATGGCTGCTGGAACACCAACGCGTAGCGTATCATAGGTGTCTA
Protein-coding regions in this window:
- a CDS encoding IS3 family transposase (programmed frameshift), with the translated sequence MSKRSPKSVSEKLELVLLHSEEGKSISWLARRHGVSNDTLSNWVRKYKEAGVEGLEESRRWMKYSKELKEQAVSDYLDGLGSLKDLTKKYGISDPRVLRSWIKSYTSGKELKATSRGMSRMKQGRKTTFDERVEIVNFTLAHEKDYQGAVEKYGVSYQQVYSWVRKFEKDGSNGLLDRRGKGLESKPNLTSEEELRLKIKQQEERIKYLEMENGLPKKVRRNQATKPMVRLGRHLESFQAIKEYAEEQEEASISHLCRILKVSRSGYYKWLQHQETASEQENLGLMNVIKELHSQHNGILGYRRMTLFVNRKLGTSYNKKRIRRLMHILGIRSIIRRAKGYCTKTSFINVEDNILNRDFTATAPNQKWCTDVTFLKYGIGCKAYLSAIKDLYDGSIVAYVVGQFNDNELVLETLRKARKANPEATPLIHSDRGSQYTSKDYYRLTTKYQMTRSMSRVGKCIDNAPIESFFGHFKTECYDLKKYKTFEELVSDIDAYIYFYNHQRFQERNNGLAPLEMRNKAVA
- the nadE gene encoding ammonia-dependent NAD(+) synthetase, whose protein sequence is MTLQETIIKKLGVKPTIDPKEEIRRSIDFLKDYLKKHPFLKTYVLGISGGQDSTLAGRLAQLTMEEMRAETGDDSYQFIAIRLPYGVQADESDAQAALSFIKPDVSLTINIKESTDAMVAAVNANGLEMSDFNKGNAKARMRMIAQYAIAGERKGAVIGTDHAAENITGFFTKHGDGGADILPLFRLNKRQGKQLLAELGADEKLYLKVPTADLEENKPGLADEVALGVTYNQIDDYLEGKTIDAQAQTIIEGWWNKTAHKRHLPITIFDDFWK
- a CDS encoding nicotinate phosphoribosyltransferase, producing the protein MTLFQDDSLTLHTDLYQINMMQVYFDQNIHNKHAVFEVYFRSQPFKNGYAVFAGLERVVDYLNNLRFSQTDIDYLTELGYPQDFLDYLAQLEMTLTVRSAKEGDLVYANEPILQIEGPLAQCQLIETALLNIVNYQTLIATKARRIKAVIEDEPLMEFGTRRAQEMDAAIWGTRAAFIGGASATSNVRAGKIFGIPVAGTHAHALVQTYGDDYKAFKAYAETHKDCVFLVDTYDTLRVGVPAAIRVANEMGDKINFRGVRIDSGDMAYISKKVRQQLDDAGFTDAKIYASNDLDENTILNLKMQKAKIDVWGVGTKLITAYDQPALGAVYKIVSIEDENGNMRDTIKLSSNAEKVSTPGKKQVWRITSKEKGKSEGDYITFADTDVTHLDSIYMFHPTYTYINKTIENFEARPLLVPIFENGKQVYELPSLAEIQDYANQEIDKLWDEYKRVLNPQLYPVDLAQDVWDNKMNLINRIRQQSQAKAI